In the Lates calcarifer isolate ASB-BC8 linkage group LG16_LG22, TLL_Latcal_v3, whole genome shotgun sequence genome, GAGCAAGACCCAAAGAGGCTTTAGTAACACACTCCACATTTCTTTGCACTGTTTATGACACAGACTGTGGGAAATCATAGAgttcctgcttttcttttcaaaaagtATTTCTCTAAATTTCCTGCCAGACTACTACTATTAATTTGCAATTCTGGAGACTTCCACCAGTTCATGAAAATGTTTACATCTGTGAATGTCTGCTGTAGTGATGGTGCTTGAGGTGTCCTCCTTCACTTCCCCAAATCAGATTCCCAATTTCAAACAGGAGCCTTAaccagactgctgctgctgctgctggtttttcAAAAGCCTTTTTTCTTAATCTTTTCTTGATCGTGTGAAATACACAGTGAGGTAACACAAATTGTTTCACAGCTTCACATAAAAGGCATAAAATCCCTGGACTGGATATTCCACATGGATTCCAAACAcctttactgtatgtttgacaTAAGATTGACCTTTGAACTCATAGGATGATGTCATATATCCCAAAAACTGCTTCTGTTATGTGCAAACTATAACTGTGTATATTGTTTTTGTATATAAAGAATCAtggaaaaaacatcattttgtcATTGTGGTTTGTCATATGATCAGAATTACTTTTATCACTTAACTGAGGGTCCatagtgcagcagcagagcccaCTGAGATGACAAGGGCAGGGGTATCAGTGGACAATTTACTAATTGGCATTGCTAATATATACTTCAGTAGAGGATTTAACACAGGAAAATTGTGTTCGCACAGAAACACTTGGTCTAGAGAGACCTACATGGTGGTCTTTACTTTCTTAATCCAAATAATGCATTTGTACATGCCAAAGTAATAtgtagaaaagaaaatgtgactttCAGAGATTTCAGAGTCAGTGAAGACCACGTTACCTAATTCACTTCTCACAGACATGAAATTGGAAGAGCAAGATAACTCAGTCCCattaagatatttttaaatgcacacaccATTTCACTATTTCCTGAACTGATAAAAAAAACCACTGAGGTTATAAGGATAActtcaagagagagagagagagcaattaGGCAAATTAggaaaaaatgtggtaaaaggaaaaaatgaagaaaGCTTTCAGCTTTTGTCATCATCTTCCATGTGCCATGATGAGAAACTGACAGCGTAATTACGCTAAGAATGGAATTTCTCTTAAGTGAATATAAGAGCATCAGTAATGACTAATGTGGTAGTCTGTTCATACTCCTACTACACTGTCTTTTCACACCTGTGGCTCAGTTGCCTACAAAACCCCCCCAAGTCTATTTGAATCGTTATAATCATTATAAATAGGAAGTCAATAGTCGAGAGCATCTTCAGTCTGCAATATGCAAACACAGGGCTGAGAGATGAACCACATTACTCTGCTGTGCcattaaaactacattttgctTTTTGCCACATAGATTTCCAATAAGTATTCCAGATGAATGTGTCCCATTTTGAAATCATGCTTGCCTGCACGCAGGATTTTGTGGTTTTAGAGTGCATGTCATCTTAATACACACGCTTCAAACATCTGCGAACCTCTGACCGAAtgtgtatttttgctttatATTAGAGGTTTCAATGTGAATGACCATTAGAGTATCAGATTTCAGACCTATCTATTAAGCCTCAGAGTAGGAGCCTGCCAGCTTTTAGAGAGGATGTGGGCGGAATGGAGTTAGTTTTGAAAAAGAAGGTCAAGGAAATGACAACTAGAGACTGAAGGGGACACAGGACTGAGGAGGATGGCAGGATATGAGAAACAGTCAACAACATGAATCACCAGGTGGAGCCTAGGGCCAACTTTTGAGGCTTACTTTGCTAACCTGATCACTTTTGGCTGGATTTGATGGCATAACGGCGATACAGCTTGACCTTGGTGACAGGAAGTTTATGAATTGATTTGCTTGTGATGCACACCCACTTGTCAAGTTTGCAGTGCCCTTGttcaataaatatatatatatattattctgGCAGTGGTGATAATCAGTTTTATAGACCAAAGGAGGACAGTGAGATAACTGTAGCATCTGGTGCTTGTGTCTGAAAGATGCCCTTCTGGACCACAGTGATCATAaacctcctgctctctctgtctcaatcactcacacatacacacacagacacacaaacgcacacacttTCACCCAAGAGCACTCACACTCCCCCCTTAAATTCTCACCTTTATCTTAAACTTTACCCTAAAATTGGCCATGGCCATATTTTTCCAACCTGAACTAAAAGTCTCTCTAGCTGTGTAACAcgtgtgcgcgcacacacacacacacacacacacacacacacacacacacactccccagtTAATGAGGTTTTCCAGGCAGGATGGGAAGGCAGTTTTGTCCCCTGGCACGCTGCCTGGAGGTCTCGGCTGTAGTGCAGGTCTACTACTCAATTGGAGAAGGGTAGATATTAATCATCGGTCTAATATCCTCCACTGTTACAAAAAAGTGTGATTATCAGAGGGTTTATTTTGCCCTGTCGCACTGTTCATATTACAGTCATTCCACTTCTCAAATTACTTGCTCTTTTCACAAAAATGAGTGAATGGTTATAAAAGATTACCAATGCGAGAGAGAAGAAAACGTCTGAAAGGTGTAATTTTCTGTGCTGAGACGTTTTATGGAAATGTAAATGATTGGTAAGAACTGTGGGTGAAATCTTTTATTGCAGAAATCCAGAGAAAATGGATTTGGAAAACCAAAGGTGATCTTAAGGTGAACTTTTATTGCACAAAACTGCTTTCGAAGCTCAGACAAGAAGCTAATTTCAGTATTTTGTCATTAAGGTCTTATTCCTGTGGATTCCTGTTGCATTTAGTTACAGAAAATTATGCCAGGCACGTAATGTGCTTCTCCAgttttcacagaaaataatcatgTGTTTTTCCCTGCTGCAGAGTCATTACTTGTGTACTTTATCTTGgatgtttttcctccactgctAGACCTATATGAGctgtagaggaggagaaggaaagatAGAGCAGAAAGCAGCAGGAAAAGGGAGGAAGTGGTCAGGATTGCAGGAGTGGGTGTAAGCTataaagaaaatgagagggagTGAGTTTAGTGGAGGGGAACAATGGAGATGAAGAGCTAACGCAGATAGATGGATAAAACAGGTGGGTGGCACAGAAGAGCAAAGGTAATTGGATTGCGGGAGTGTTCCTATTTGACAAGGGTGAGTGTGCTTCCTGGACCTCTCTTCACCATTTGGCAGAGCTCCTGTGTaatcagaggacagagcagatGTGGACAACCGGCCGAACGAGACACTCACATCAGCACGAACACAGAAAAGGCCAAATGGTGATTAATAGGTGCCATTCACAGTTTAGAAATGCAAACAAGCACTAATGCCAGTGCCAGTGCTGTTTCCAGCCTTAGCGTAGCTTTTAAAGGGTCAGGTGAAGGAACAGAATGAATTGCCTCTACTATCAAGACACTGCAGGATCCTGAATGGTCGCAGAGGTGAGGTGAAAATGAGCTGCCAAGCCAGATTAGATCGATTTGGCAGAAGTGAGATTTTCAAGCGGGCTGGTACTTACTGACCTCAGCACCAGTGAGACTTAGTGCAGTTGAACTCCTTTAACTGGTGCTGAACTTTATTTCTCTGTAGGTTTCAGCTCTGGagataagaaaaacaaagtgaaatgagGCGAGGAAAAAGTTGCACATATATACAGGAAATGTTTCTTGAGAATTGTCTAGATGCTGAAAAATCAATTTTTCTTATGACTTAAAACCTGAATTAAATGAAGTAAATATAAGCAAGCACAGggcttctgtttctttcttacAACATCTATCATAAAGAgagatcagccacaacattaaaaccaccgacaagtgaagtgaataacaatgatcatttttcccccattttttccttattttgaCATTTACCATGCTTGACCAGATCAGGATCGGGAGTTGGAGCAGGTCACATCTTGGTCTTTGTCGTGTTCTCGAGACATTCTGAGCGGTTTTTGTGGTGTgatgggagcattgtcctgctgggggaggcccctaccattggggagtgttgttgccattagGGACGTTTAGGGGggggtggtatgtgtcaaagtaacatccagatgaatatcaggacccaaggtttcccagcaaaACATTGCATTGGTAACGAAATGATCAGTGgtattcacttcacctgtcagtggttttaatgctgtggctcaTTGGTGGTATGTGTAGTGAACAGGGTGATTCAATCAATTGTCAAACCTTTTTATATTGTTCTGCCATTTTTCAGTCTTATCTCAGAGTTAGACAACACAACAGCTGCTACTGTCACACTTTAAGTtttatgtcttgtttgtttttgtgaatttaGATCAGTACCGCCATAACCATAGGGTTATGAAACTGATGTAGTGTCTAGCCCTAGGTATACAATTTGACTTGTTTTCTATGTGATCAGTGTACGAAAGAGTTTTTATGTCGCTGCTCTGTGAAAGTCTTTAtagtgtgtatatctgtgttgGCAGGCAGGACTCAATATTTATAGTCATTGTAAAGGACTCAAGAAGGAGTAAACAGGATAGGACAAGCTGTTTCAGCCACACTGGTCTTTCGTCTTTGCAGTTTGAAACCACTCAATCATTTGTGCATTAAAGATTGCATAAGAAACTTGTCACTTAATATAATAGTACAGCAATGGGCATATTTCTCATACTAAAAAAAGCCAACAATCTCTCTCACCACAGTGAATGAACAACCTTGTGATGATCAATCCTTTCTCATTTCTCCTATCAGCTGGTGAGGTTCTCTGAATACTTAACACAATAAATGTTTCCCTTTTCCCTGTCTTTAGAGAAagcatggtaaaaaaaaaaaatgaagaagaaaaaaaaaaggtttctcTGAGTGCTTCACTTACAGAAGTGGGTGTTATAGTTGTACTTTACAGTTGAGCCTGTAATCAAAGAACATCCACTTGCAAGTCTAAtcaccattaaaaaaaaggtgagcCCATCTCCACTGATGTAACTAAAAACTGAGCAGCAGATGTCTATTTATGTGCTTGTGTCTCAGAGAGAACAAGTCAAGCAGTTTATGtgaatgttttatgtgtgtgtgtgacggcaCACTGACAGACCTCACATTGCTTTCTCGCCTGACTTGGCAGCACCGTCTCCACGACTCTCACAGCGAGGACAGATGGCAAGGACTTACCCTACTAAGAaaccctccaacacacacacgcacgcacgcgcgcacacacacacacacacacacacacacccagacgTGATGCACAAAACAAGAACTTCCTTGGCACCCACTGACTTGTCTCTCAATCCAATAATGAGTCATGCTTAGCATCCTCTCCCACCTAGttcctgtatttgtgtgtgaatctgGCTAGCAGTATGCTTTGATAAATCACCTGTCACCAAGTCCAACCACAGCGCCCTCCGCTCTTCTCTAGTCACTTCACTACAAACAAGAGACCCTGTGCCGACTGCAGCTTCAAACACCCTTTTCTACTTTAAACACCCTGAGGCAATTAGCattgtaaaaacattttgtcatgacTAGTAGCATATTAGAGTCCTGATCAAAGGCACTGATTCAAACGTAACACAAgaataattctgtttttttaaaccagtgCCACTGCTGGAGAAGTTAATTTGCACACTCTGATATCTAATTGCTATTAATTGCTTCTCAGatatgtaaataaaaagcaCCAGACCTGCTGATTTTCAGCTCCATCAACCACAAGCATAGGATTTGAGCATCAGCCACTTCTTCAAACCATTAAGAGTGGCATACTGGTGCCTAGAAAATAGACAGTGCATCTTAAACATGTGGCGATGTAATGATTTACTTGAGAATCAGGCAAAACGAGACACAGCTGATCTGTGTGCACTCAAATGTGTGGGTGGGCAGTTGggtacaagtgtgtgtgtgtgtgtgtgtgtgtgtgtatgcccagataaaatacatttagagaGACTGTGTAGGTGGACAACAGCTTGTTGAATCTACAAGTCATTGCTGAAATGTACAGCTGTGCAGCATAAACTGTACATGCAGCTGAAAAGCTTTATACATGTACTGGAGGTTATTTATGTTCCAGCCCACAGGTTAAGATTTTCCAAAATGATCGTAAGCAGCTGGATTTTTCTTGgtttattgtaaaataaataaacctaagtgcaaaaagtgaacattatttattcatttattcctAGTATATCATGTGATGttttaagctttaaaaaaaagtatggaAGAACCACAGATGTTGAGAAATTGTTTCCTACAGTCCCAGAGTATGATACTTTAAGACTCTATTTTGagtttgctttgctttctctGTACATTGCAgctgtaatatatatattttttctcctcatgtacagtacatatttgCTGTATTATTAATTGTATCTTAATTTTTAGTGAAAAccaaatgttttcttcttcccctatttttcttcccctcatgtttttttttcctatttaccatttttatttaacatttttaaggTTTACTTGTCTTTTGTTTCCTTCCTTCATCTGTgtctctacacacacaaaaatcaaataCATCATATCCATTCTCAATTTACTATCAATAAACTGACATCTCCTGTGCATGCATACTACTGAATCTGTGTAATTTGCTGTCTTAATGGAAGAGCAACACATTactgaaaacacctgaaaaagTAAGTGGAGACACATACAACAGCAAATGCCTCCATACAGGCCATGAAAGGTCATTGAAGGATATAACGAGCAAGagaatgatgtgaatcatatgctacAACCTTCAGTCGCCAGATTTCAACCTAACTGAACCCCTGTGGGAGACTTTGGAGTGGCAGCGCTccccaccaccagcaccaccatcaaaacaacaaatgaggGAATGTGTTTTGAAATAATGGTGTTAATCCATATTATAGCATTACAGAGATACAGAAAATCTGCACCAAGGACCTGTTATCTGCTCATTGTGGCCCAACACTGTACCAAGTGAATTTTGTTGGCTTTACATACATTTCTCCCCTTTTTGTATGTAGTCTGGGTGCAGACTTTGTGATGAGAGGCTATTACATTAAAACAATAGCACATGAATGACTGACAGTGGCCTGCTGACTAATCTGAGCCatccaacacaaacaaaagcacgCAAAAGCAATAATGTGAACATGCCAACATAGAGAAAGACAAATtttaataaatcaaaacatatGTTTCACTTGAGAATACAGCTCAGTCAATACAAATACTTGACAGATGGTGCTGCACCATTTTGTACATATTTTCTATTATCTTCTCCAGTCAATATTCAGGCCTTGAAGCTCTTTCTTAGTCTCCTTTCTTTTACATTCATAGCTGACTTCCCTGAAAGCTGCAGGCCTGTATGGGCCAAGAAACAACATCTTTCAGTGTTCCAGATGCAACAATGTAAAAGATCTGTGTCCAGGTGTCTTCTGTTGTGTAAGTAGACCTCATCATGTCAGAGCTGGCAGGGTCACACAAGGATGTAAAGGTCTGACAATGCTGGCGGAAAATCAAGTTGGATGTCcgagaaaaagaaatcaaatccTACAAAAAATATCCAGTACAAAAACACCCACAACGCATGTGATCTAAGCATCATCAGGTTTGTCTGCTGGTGGTCCACATGGCTGAAGCATCTTCTCCATCAGGTTAAAGCGGACACGTGCTTTGCTCTCATTCTCAGCGATGGAGAAGTAGTTGAGCAGATCAAAATGTCCCATGTAGGAGCAGTAAGAGTCTCGGTGCTGGTTCACCAGCCATTCCCATTTGCTGGTGTCGGCATGTCCTGTGCCGATATATTTAGACTGGAGATGCTCCAGTTGACTGTGGATGTTGTATCTGTCTGTCATTCTCGCTGATATCTAAGTCCCAGAGGCTCTAGACAGAAAAGGAGTAAAAGAATTAGAATGCAATTTGCAAGATTCATGTACAGACGGACAGGCTCTTCTCAGCCATTTCAGTCATTATATTACCATCTAAATTAAAAACTAACCGTATGTCTGGCTTATTTTTTGTTGACtactctctctgtgtttgattgCTTGCTGCATATAACTGTTAAATTAAATACGTCCCTCACTCCTAAATGCTTTCTAGCGCTACAAAAaacagttagcatgctaacagcaACATGAGGCTAGCTAGCTGATGTTTGTCCCATAGAAATCTTCCCGAAGCGACTCTTTTCGCTAAATAGCTAAATATCAGATTCTTTGCGATCATAAAGCTTTTCGGATATGATACATACCTACTCGATAAAATGTAGTGTTGAAAAGCGAAGGCAGAAGGTGTAAATAATCAACAGCGCCGACCGTACTTCTTCGCAAAACGATGAAGCAATGACTTCCGGTAAGGTCTCCCTGTAAAATGTACTCGGGGGAAACAAGCTGTAACTTATTGTTCTCACTCTCAACTTTAAAAGTGTAGTAACACATTTCGGGACTCCAAGATGTAGTTTGtatattattttgaaaacaaataatCGCAAACAAGTCATTAAAAAGTAATGCTGATGTATATGATAAAAAGAGATAGAAGGAAAAAATAATcttgaaataaaagaaagtggAATCACATTTTGAAGATGCTCggtgtttcattttgttttggtctgaGAGTGTGCCAGATTTTCATAATTACGTTTTAACTTTAGAGAGATTTTGtctaaacaagaaaaaaactctTCTATCTTTATACAGACTGCACTTTAGCCGGAAGTCTCTACTTGTCCAGATTTCTGCGGGTGGTAGGGAACAGTGTGAAACATCCCCCACCATTTAAAAACCGTTCAGAATGTTAAGAAACTGGTATCTTTAGTTCATTCTGTTAGCTTTCTTTGTAGTTCCCTTTTCTTCGATTTAATAAGTGAAGCTGAGTGTCTTCTGTGGACGCTACTCACCATGGGTGAGGTCCCTTCACGGTTTCCTGTAATTAAAGTCACTGGGCTGCATCAGCACAGCACCTGTTTGCTGTGTGCGCCCATAGGCACTCCTATAGCATATTAGCATAGCCAACTGGCCCATTCACCAGTTTCAGCACACAGTAGGTgtggttttggtttgtttgtttgttttttaaacactggAAGTACATTTAACTTCtaattgtaaaatatttgaatCACATCTTGAAGTATAGTTTCAGGGTTGCCAACTCAACAGTTCCAACTCCAAATCCAAATGAATGAGCAATCGTGTTAGGGTTGGTTAGCTACCCTGTTGATAGACAGCTGAATAGAGCTGTTGCTCATATTACTTGTAGCATTCTTATAGAGTACATTCATCCCCAAGGCTCTACAAAGACATAAGAAGTGCAACTGTTTCATTTGGGTTATTTGAAGGTATATCAAATAAACTGTTGGCAATAGCAGTGTCCCATGtgctaaatatgtttttatagcCAAAGCTAATTTCACAGTCTCAGTCCCCTAATGGGAACACTT is a window encoding:
- the sf3b5 gene encoding splicing factor 3B subunit 5, which codes for MTDRYNIHSQLEHLQSKYIGTGHADTSKWEWLVNQHRDSYCSYMGHFDLLNYFSIAENESKARVRFNLMEKMLQPCGPPADKPDDA